The window GGCGGCCCGCAGCAGCCGCAGGGTGGGCACGACCAGAACCGCTTCAACTTCCCCTCCGCGCCGAGCCAGCCCGTGCCGGAGCAGTACCCCTACCAGCACCAGCAGCCGTACGGACAGCCCCAGATGCCTCCGCAGCCGCCTCCGCGCGCCGCACGGCAGCCGGCTCCGAAGGCCCACAACCCGCTGGTGCGTCCGTACGCGATGACCGGCGGCCGTACTCGGCCGCGCTACCAGCTCGCCATCGAGGCGCTGGTCAGTACCACGGCGGATCCGTCGCGCCTGCAAGGGCAGTTGCCCGAGCACCAGCGCATCTGCCGCCTGTGCCAGGAGATCAAATCCGTCGCGGAGATCTCGGCACTTCTCTCCATTCCTCTTGGTGTCGCCCGCATCCTCGTCGCCGACCTGGCGGAAGCGGGCCTTGTCGCCATTCACCAGCCCGGCGGCGACGAGTCTGCCGGCGGCCAGCCAGATGTGACACTGCTCGAAAGGGTGCTCAGTGGACTTCGCAAGCTCTAACGGCGGAGCGGCTCCCGCTCGCTCCACCACCTCCGCGAAGATCGTGGTGGCGGGCGGCTTCGGCGTGGGCAAGACCACGTTCGTCGGCGCGGTCTCCGAGATCAACCCGCTGCGCACCGAAGCCGTCATGACCAGCGCCTCGGCCGGGATCGACGACCTCACCCACACCGGTGACAAGACGACCACCACCGTCGCGATGGACTTCGGCCGCATCACCCTGGACCAGGACCTGATCCTGTACCTCTTCGGTACACCGGGCCAGGACCGCTTCTGGTTCATGTGGGACGACCTCGTCCGCGGCGCCATCGGCGCCGTCGTACTCGTCGACACGCGCCGCCTCGCCGACTGCTTCCCCGCCGTCGACTACTTCGAGAACAGCGGCCTGCCGTTCGTCGTGGCCCTCAACGGGTTCGACGGGAACCAGGCGTACACGCCGGAGGAAGTCCGCGAGGCCCTGCAGATCGGCCCGGACGCCCCCATCATCACCACCGACGCCCGCCACCGCGCGGACGCCAAGAGCGCACTCATCACGCTCGTCGAGCACGCCCTCATGGCGCGCCTGCGGTAGGAGTGGACCGCTGTACCCGACAGGCCCCCGTGTCCCACGACGCGGGGGCCTTCGCCATGGGGCGGGGCCTTCGCCTGGACGGCGGTACGCGCGGTACGCGGTGCGCGGGAGGCCGGGGTGCGCGGAACGGAAGGCGGGGTACGCGGTTCTCGGTACGCGGAAGGCCCCGCACCCTGGACGGGTGCGGGGCCTTCGGGGCTCTGGGACTCAGCCCTGCCAGCTGTGCGGGGCGCGGAAGCCCGGGGTGCGCTCCAGGCGGCGCCAGCCGGCCTGGCGGGGCGTGCGGACGGTGGCCGCGTCGGGGGTGGCGGCGGCGCGGGCGAGCAGGATCGCGGTGATCGCGGCCAGCTCCTCGGGCTCGGCGTTGCCCTTTTCGACGCGCAGCAGGGTGTCGGTGGCGTTGGTCATGAGGTGGCAGGTCTCCTTCGCGGTTACTGCGGCGGGTTGCCGTGCTTGCGCGACGGCAGATCGGCGTGCTTGTTGCGAAGCATCGCGAGGGCGCTGACGAGCACCTCGCGGGTCTCGGCGGGGTCGATGACGTCGTCGACGAGGCCGCGCTCGGCCGCGTAGTACGGGTGCATCAGTTCGGCCTTGTACTCCTTGACCATGCGGACGCGCATGGCCTCGGGGTCCTCGGCGTCCGCGATCTGCTTGCGGAAGATGACGTTGGCCGCGCCTTCGGCGCCCATGACGGCGATCTCGTTGGTGGGCCAGGCGTAGGTGATGTCGGCGCCGATGGACTGGGAGTCCATGACGATGTAGGCGCCGCCGTAGGCCTTGCGCAGGATCAGGGAGATCCGCGGGACGGTGGCGTTGCAGTAGGCGTAGAGCAGCTTGGCGCCGTGGCGGATGATGCCGCCGTGCTCCTGGTCGACGCCCGGCAGGAAGCCGGGGACGTCCAGCAGCGTGATGATCGGGATGTTGAAGGCGTCGCAGAGCTGGACGAAGCGCGCGGCCTTCTCGGAGGCGTGGATGTCCAGGACGCCGGCGAGGTGGCCGGGCTGGTTGGCGACGATGCCGACGACCTGTCCGTTCATCCGGCCCAGGGCGCAGATGATGTTGCGGGCCCAGCGCTCGTGGATCTCCAGGACGTCGCCCTCGTCGACGAGCTCCTCGATGACCTTGAGCATGTCGTAGGGGCGGTTGCCGTCGGCGGGCACCAGGTCGAGGAGGACCTCGCTGCGGCGGTCCGCGGGGTCGCTCGTCTCGTGGACCGGCGGGTTCTCACGGTTGTTCGAGGGCAGCATCGAGATGAGGTAGCGAACCTCGGAGATGCAGGTCTCCTCGTCGTCGTACGCGAAGTGCGCCACGCCCGAGGTCTCGGCGTGCACGTCCGCGCCGCCGAGCCCGTTCTGGGTGATCTCCTCGCCGGTCACCGCGCGGACCACGTCCGGGCCGGTGATGAACATCTGCGAGGTGTCGCGGACCATGAACACGAAGTCCGTCAGGGCCGGCGAGTACGCCGCGCCGCCCGCGCACGGGCCCAGCATGACCGAGATCTGCGGGATGACGCCCGACGCCTTCGTGTTGCGCTGGAAGATGCCGCCGTAACCGGCGAGGGCGGAGACGCCCTCCTGGATACGGGCGCCGGCGCCGTCGTTCAGGGAGACCAGCGGGGCACCGGCCGCGATGGCCATGTCCATGATCTTGTGGATCTTCGTCGCGTGGGCCTCGCCCAGCGCACCGCCGAAGATCCGGAAATCGTGTGCGTAGACGAAGACCGTGCGGCCCTCGACCGTGCCCCAGCCGGTGATGACACCGTCGGTGTACGGCTTCTTCGCCTCCAGGCCGAACCCGGTCGCCCGGTGCCGGCGCAGCTGCTCGACCTCCTTGAACGAACCCTCGTCGAGCAGCAGCGCGATGCGCTCACGGGCGGTCAGCTTGCCCTTCGCGTGCTGGGTCTCGGTCGCCCGGTCACTGGGGCCGCGCCGCGCCTGCTCACGCAGGGAGTGCAGCTCGGCCACGCGCCCGCGGGCGTCCGTCGGCTCGCTCGGGGTCTGGTCCACAACGGTCATGTACCGACCTTACGAAGATCGCGACGAAAAACCTCCGTTCATTCCGCACAGTCTCCGGAGTCTTCCGCTGTCCGGCCCGCACAGAACGGCCGGGAGATGCGAGGACTCCACCAGACGGACCCATTGTCCTTTGTAGGACTTTCACAAAACGTCCTGACACACCGCCTAGATGTTGAAATTTGAACGGAATGGGTCTAGCGTCGTTCTCGTTGAAGTCGTTGAAGCTTCAACAGACCGGATCCACCGAGCAGGACACCACCGAGGAGCAAGTCATGGGTATGTTCAACCGCCGCAGCCGTACCGCCGACGTCCAGGACGGCGCCGCCGCCGTCGCCACGCTGGCCGTGGACCCGGCTCTCGCCGCCCTCACCGGCGACTACGCCATCGACGCCGCCCACAGCAGCATCGGCTTCACCGTCCGCCACGCCATGGTCACCAACGTCCGCGGCTCCTTCGCGGAGCACGAGGGCACCCTGCACCTGGACGGCACCGACCCGGCCCGCTCCACGGCCGTCATCGACGTCAAGATCCCCTCGATCACCACCGGCATCGCCGACCGCGACGCCCACCTGCGCAGCGGTGACTTCTTCGACGCCGACGCCTTCCCGCTGATGACCTTCCGGTCCACGGAAGCGCGTCAGCTCGGCGGCGACGCGTACCGCCTCACCGGCGAGCTGACGATCAAGGACGTCACCCGCCCGCTCTCCATCGACCTGGAGTTCACCGGTTCCGCCACGGACGTCTACGGCAGCGAGCGCGTGGGCTTCGAGGGCTCCGCCGAGATCCTGCGCTCCGACTGGGGCCTGACCTGGAACGCCGCGCTGGAGGCCGGCGGCGTGATGGTCAGCGACAAGGTGAAGCTGACCTTCGACATCTCGGCCATCAAGCAGGCCTGACCTGCGGATCCGCAGATCCGCCCGGACCGGGCGGAGAACCCCTTGGCGCGCGGAACCCGGGGGGAGGCTAGAAGCCTCCCCCTCCGTCGAAGCCGCCGCCCCCGCCGAATCCGCCGCCGCCGAAGTCGGACGGGTTGAAGTCGGCCCCGGAGACGTCCCCGCCCTCGAAGCCGCTGCCCGTGCCGCCGCCGTAGTCCGCGGCGTAGGCCGGGCTGGACATCATCGAACCGAGCATCGTGCCCGCCAGCAGGCCGGGCAGGATGCCGCCGCCGAAGTAACCGCCGGCCCAGGGACCGTACGCCGGGCCGGCGTCGTAGTACGGCCGCGGCCCGTGCTCGGTCTCGACCGTGCGGACCGCCGGGTCCAGCCCGTCGCGCAGGCGTACGGCGTCCGCCGTGCAGACGGGCACCGTACGGGAGGTCCCGCCGGCCGGAGCCCACGTGGCGACCTCGCTGCTCGGCCCGTGGCGCGGGTCGAAGAAGCAGGGCGAGCGGCGCTCGGGCACCGGCTTCCCCTGCCGGCGCGCGTCCAGGCGGGCCAGGGCGTACCGGCCGTCCTCCAGGGCCTGGGTCACTCCCTTGACCTCGTCGGGGTACTGGACCGAGCCCATGATCTGCTTGGCCTTGTCGTACGAGTCGAGCCCCTGCTCGTAGTCCTTGCGCATGGCGTCGTCGGCGCCGGGCTCGCCGGGGTGGAAGTCCAGTCGCTCCAGCTCCTCGCCGAAGGCCGTGATGTCCTCGTCGACGACCACGCCGAGCCGCTCGATGGCCTCGCGCCGGGTCTCTTCCTTCTTCTTCCTGTTGCGGCGGACCAGCGCGTACGCACCGCCGCCGCCGATCACGGCCACCGCGCCGAGTGCGATCAGCCCGCCGACCGGGGCGCCTTCTTCAGCGCCGGTGCTGCCCCAGGAGGCGGGGGCACTGCCCCTGGCCTGGCTCAGGGCCTGGTCGACGAAATTGTTGAGCTGGGTGGTCGCGTCCACCGGTGCGCCGGTCTTGGCGGCGTCGGTGAGGTTGCGGACGGCGTTGGCCGGCATGACCGCCCGGTCGGCGCCCGCCTTGAAGCCGTCGCCGAGCCGGATCGCGTAGAGGCCGGTGATGCCGGTCTCGGTGCGGACGGCGCCGAGGACCTTGTCCTCGGGGAACTCGGCGGTGGCCGGCAGCACCGCGACGAACACCGGCTTCCCGGCGTCCTTGATCTTCTGTGCGAGCGCCTCCGCCTCGGCCGGGGGCAGCTGTGCCTCGGCTCGGGGGTCGACGTAGACCGGGCCCTCCTTGAGGGCCTCCGCCACGGCAGCGACTCCGGTGGCGGCCGACGCCTGTGGGGCCACCGCGAGAGCGGTCACCGACAGGGCCAGCAGCAGACCGGACATCAGCGATCCCATGCGTATGGATATCAGCCTGGTCCTCATACGGACGACGCTACCTGAACTGGGACTTTCCTGTGTGAGCAGCACATAAGGCACATGCCGGCCCCGGAGTCCCCCGGAGTGCCGCGAGTGGCCCCGAGTGCCCGCGAGTGCGTCCAGGACGTGATCCGTGGTCCGCCCGGGCGGACCACGTCCTGGACGGGGCTACTCGGCCGGTTCGACGCCCGCGTGCAGCAGGCCGTACGTGAACGCGTCCTCCAGGGCCTGCCAGGACGCCGCGATCACGTTCGGGGCGACGCCGACCGTGGACCACTCGCGGACGCCGTCCGTCGTGGCGACCAGCACGCGGGTCGTGGACGCCGTGCCGTGCGTACCTTCGAGGATGCGGACCTTGTAGTCGACCAGCTCGAACTTGGCCAGCTGGGGGTAGAACCGCTCCAGCGCCACCCGCAGCGCCCGGTCCAGCGCGTTGACCGGGCCGTTGCCCTCGGCCGTCGCGACGATCCGCTCGCCCTTGGCCCACAGCTTGACCGTGGCCTCGTTGGCGTGGGTGCCGTCCGGGCGGTCCTCGACGATCGCCCGCCACGACTCGATCCGGAAGTACTTGCGGGCCCGGCCCTCGGCCTCGGCGCGCAGCAGCAGCTCGAAGGAGGCGTCGGCCGCCTCGTACGTGTAGCCCTGGAGCTCCCGCTCCTTGACCCGCTCCACGACCCGGGAGATCAGCGCACGGTCGTCGCCCAGCTCGACGCCGAGCTCCTTGCCCTTGAGCTCGATGGAGGCGCGGCCGGCCATGTCGGAGACCAGCATCCGCATGGTGTTGCCGACCCGCTCGGGGTCGATGTGCTGGTAGAGGTCCGGGTCGACCTTGATCGCCGAGGCGTGCAGGCCCGCTTTGTGCGCGAAGGCGGAGACGCCCACGTACGGCTGGTGCGTGGAGGGCGTGAGGTTGACGACCTCGGCGATCGCGTGCGAGATCCGGGTCATCTCGGCGAGCGCGCCGTCGGGGAGCACCTTGCGCCCGTACTTGATCTCCAGGGCGGCGACGACGGGGAAGAGGTTGGCGTTGCCGACGCGCTCGCCGTAGCCGTTCGCCGTGCACTGGACGTGGGTGGCGCCCGCGTCCACCGCGGCGAGGGTGTTGGCGACGGCGCAGCCGGTGTCGTCCTGGGCGTGGATGCCCAGGCGGGCGCCCGTGTCGGCGAGGACGGTCGCGACGGTCGCCGTGATCTGCGCGGGCAGCATCCCGCCGTTGGTGTCGCAGAGGATGACGACGTCGGCGCCGGCCTCGTGGGCGGTGCGCACGACGGACTTCGCGTACTCGGCGTTGGCGCGGTAGCCGTCGAAGAAGTGCTCGCAGTCGACGAAGACGCGACGGCCCTGGCCGACCAGGTGGGAGACGGTGTCGCGGACCATCTCCAGGTTCTCGTCCAGGGTGGTGCGCAAGGCGAGCTCGACGTGGCGGTCGTGCGACTTGGCGACGAGCGTGATCACCGGGGCGCCGGATTCCAGCAGGGCCCGCACCTGCGGGTCCTGGGCGGCCGAGCCGCCCGCGCGCCGGGTCGCGCCGAAGGCGACCAGCTGGGCGTTCTTGAAGGCGATCTCCGCGCGGGCGCGGGCGAAGAACTCGGTGTCACGGGGGTTGGCGCCCGGCCAGCCGCCCTCGATGAAGCCCACTCCGAAGTCGTCCAGATGCCGGGCGATCGTCAGCTTGTCGGCGACCGTGAGGTTGATGCCCTCACGCTGGGCGCCGTCGCGCAGGGTGGTGTCGAAGACGTGGAAGCTGTCGTCGAGGACCGCTGCTGCCGCCTCTGGTGTCGTCGTCATGCTGATCTGACTCCTGTCGGATGAGTGGTTCCGGATGCCCGCCAAAGGGGCAGGCCGCCGTCACTGCCCCCATCATCGCGCGCGGTCCCGTCCCGGTCTGGATGCTCCGGGAAACGAAAAAACCTCTCGCGGGTAGCGAGAGGTCTGCGCGCGGGTCCGAGGCACGGTGGCCGCTTCCGCGGAGTTCTTCCACGGTTCAGCGGCCACTGGGGACCGGCGCGCTGCTGGCGATAATCATGAGCTGAGCAGGCACGCTGGCAGTGTGCCACACCGCTCGCCGCGGATGGACAGGGATCTCAGCATGCGGGCAGCGTGCCCGCGCGGTTAACCCCGAGGGGTGAGCGCGTCGGTGAGGAACTCGCGGACGTGGTCGAGGATGGCCTCGCGGTCCATCGTCGGCAGGCCCACCGCCAGCTGGATGCTGAAGCCGTCGAGCAGGGCCCGGATGCGGGTCGCCATGCGCTCGGCGTCGACCGGGCGGAACTCCCCGCGCGAGATGCCCTCGGCGAGCAGGGCCACCAGGTCGCGGTGCCAGGCGCCCTCGATGGCCGCCTGCCGGTCGCGCTCCTGGGGGCCGGCGTTCTGGGACCGGTTCCAGACCTCCAGCCACAGCGTCCAGTGCGGGTCGCGGGCCTGCGTGGGCACGTACAGGTCGACGTACGCCTGCAGGCGCTCGCACACCGGGCCGCGACGGGAGAGCAGCGCCCGCCGCGCGCTGCCCAGCTCGGCCTCGCTCCACTCCAGGGTCTGCAGCAGGAGCTCGTCCTTGCTGCGGAAGTAGTAGAGGAGGTGGCCGCTGCTCATGCCGACCTCGCGGCCCAGACCGGCCATGGTCAGGCCTTCCAGGCCGCGCTCGGCGATCGTGGCCATGGCGGCGACGAGTACGTCCTCGCGCGGGGGCGCGTTCTTCCGCGCCGCGCGCACCGGTACTCCACCCGCCACCATGGCCCCACTCCTTGTCGGTCGGCTGCCGGCCGTCTGCGGATCAGACCTTCGGCTGCTGCTGGGTGATGCAGTGGATACCGCCACCCCCGGCGAAAATCGTACGTGCGTCAACGAGTGTCACGGTCCGCTCGGGGAACAGTCCGCGGAAGATCTCTGCGGCCTCCTCGTCGCGCGGGTCGTCGAAGGAGCACAGCACCACGCCGCCGTTGCACAGGTAGTGGTTGATGTAGGAGTAGTCCACCCACTCCCCGTCCTCCTCCAGCACGGTCGGCGCCGGGATCTCCACGACCTCCAGCTGCCGGCCCCGGGCGTCCGTGGACGCGCGCAGGATGGCCGCGATCGTCTTGCAGCGCTCGTGGTCCGGGTGGGCCGGGTCGGGCTGGGTGTGCACCATGACGACGCCGGGGCGGGCGAAGGCGGCGACGATGTCGACGTGACCCTGGGTGCCGTAGGTGCCGTAGTCGCCGGCCAGGCCGTACGGCAGCCAGATCGCCTTGGTGGTGCCGAGGTGGGCGTGGATCTCGGCCTCGACCTGCTGGCGGGTCCAGCCGGGGTTGCGGCCCTCGCCCAGCTGCACGGTGTCGGTGAGGAGCACGGTGCCCTCGCCGTCGACGTGGATGGCGCCGCCCTCGTTGACGAGCTCGGTGCTGTACGTACGGGTGCCGGCCACGTCCGAGACGTGCCGGGCGATCTTCGAGTCGTGGTCCCAGCGGGCCCACTCCTGGGCGCCCCAGCCGTTGAAGGTCCAGTCGACGGCCGCGAGCTCGCCGGCGTCGTTGGTGACGAAGGTCGGGCCGATGTCGCGCATCCAGGCGTCGTCGAGCTCCTGCTCGACGAGCTGTACGTCGTCGCCGACGTGTCCGCGGGCGCTGTCAGCGTCGCCGGGCGAGACCACGAGGGTCACCGGCTCGTACGCACGCACCGCGCGGGCGACGGCGCCCCAGGCCTCGCGGGCCTCGGCGAGCTCCTGCGCGTTGGTGAAGGTCGGATTGGGGCTGGGCCAGGCCATCCAGGTGCGCTCGTGGGGCGTCCACTCGGCGGGCATCCGGAAGCCGGCGTCGACCGGCTTGGCGGGCTGTGTGGCAGTCATGGCAGGAGGTCCTTAAAGGCTGTGCCGGTTACAGGAAGTACAGGCGGTTCAGGGAGACCGATTCGGCGGCTTCGGAGCGCAGCGGTTCCCCGTCGAGGGAGACGAGTCCGCTGCGCGCGTCCACGTCGACCGCGCCCACCCGGGAGTTGAGGAGCAGGTC of the Streptomyces sp. NBC_01294 genome contains:
- the cimA gene encoding citramalate synthase, whose amino-acid sequence is MTTTPEAAAAVLDDSFHVFDTTLRDGAQREGINLTVADKLTIARHLDDFGVGFIEGGWPGANPRDTEFFARARAEIAFKNAQLVAFGATRRAGGSAAQDPQVRALLESGAPVITLVAKSHDRHVELALRTTLDENLEMVRDTVSHLVGQGRRVFVDCEHFFDGYRANAEYAKSVVRTAHEAGADVVILCDTNGGMLPAQITATVATVLADTGARLGIHAQDDTGCAVANTLAAVDAGATHVQCTANGYGERVGNANLFPVVAALEIKYGRKVLPDGALAEMTRISHAIAEVVNLTPSTHQPYVGVSAFAHKAGLHASAIKVDPDLYQHIDPERVGNTMRMLVSDMAGRASIELKGKELGVELGDDRALISRVVERVKERELQGYTYEAADASFELLLRAEAEGRARKYFRIESWRAIVEDRPDGTHANEATVKLWAKGERIVATAEGNGPVNALDRALRVALERFYPQLAKFELVDYKVRILEGTHGTASTTRVLVATTDGVREWSTVGVAPNVIAASWQALEDAFTYGLLHAGVEPAE
- a CDS encoding agmatine deiminase family protein, with product MTATQPAKPVDAGFRMPAEWTPHERTWMAWPSPNPTFTNAQELAEAREAWGAVARAVRAYEPVTLVVSPGDADSARGHVGDDVQLVEQELDDAWMRDIGPTFVTNDAGELAAVDWTFNGWGAQEWARWDHDSKIARHVSDVAGTRTYSTELVNEGGAIHVDGEGTVLLTDTVQLGEGRNPGWTRQQVEAEIHAHLGTTKAIWLPYGLAGDYGTYGTQGHVDIVAAFARPGVVMVHTQPDPAHPDHERCKTIAAILRASTDARGRQLEVVEIPAPTVLEEDGEWVDYSYINHYLCNGGVVLCSFDDPRDEEAAEIFRGLFPERTVTLVDARTIFAGGGGIHCITQQQPKV
- a CDS encoding acyl-CoA carboxylase subunit beta produces the protein MTVVDQTPSEPTDARGRVAELHSLREQARRGPSDRATETQHAKGKLTARERIALLLDEGSFKEVEQLRRHRATGFGLEAKKPYTDGVITGWGTVEGRTVFVYAHDFRIFGGALGEAHATKIHKIMDMAIAAGAPLVSLNDGAGARIQEGVSALAGYGGIFQRNTKASGVIPQISVMLGPCAGGAAYSPALTDFVFMVRDTSQMFITGPDVVRAVTGEEITQNGLGGADVHAETSGVAHFAYDDEETCISEVRYLISMLPSNNRENPPVHETSDPADRRSEVLLDLVPADGNRPYDMLKVIEELVDEGDVLEIHERWARNIICALGRMNGQVVGIVANQPGHLAGVLDIHASEKAARFVQLCDAFNIPIITLLDVPGFLPGVDQEHGGIIRHGAKLLYAYCNATVPRISLILRKAYGGAYIVMDSQSIGADITYAWPTNEIAVMGAEGAANVIFRKQIADAEDPEAMRVRMVKEYKAELMHPYYAAERGLVDDVIDPAETREVLVSALAMLRNKHADLPSRKHGNPPQ
- a CDS encoding acyl-CoA carboxylase subunit epsilon, coding for MTNATDTLLRVEKGNAEPEELAAITAILLARAAATPDAATVRTPRQAGWRRLERTPGFRAPHSWQG
- a CDS encoding YceI family protein produces the protein MGMFNRRSRTADVQDGAAAVATLAVDPALAALTGDYAIDAAHSSIGFTVRHAMVTNVRGSFAEHEGTLHLDGTDPARSTAVIDVKIPSITTGIADRDAHLRSGDFFDADAFPLMTFRSTEARQLGGDAYRLTGELTIKDVTRPLSIDLEFTGSATDVYGSERVGFEGSAEILRSDWGLTWNAALEAGGVMVSDKVKLTFDISAIKQA
- a CDS encoding DUF742 domain-containing protein, which gives rise to MTTPGGHPYGGPQQPQGGHDQNRFNFPSAPSQPVPEQYPYQHQQPYGQPQMPPQPPPRAARQPAPKAHNPLVRPYAMTGGRTRPRYQLAIEALVSTTADPSRLQGQLPEHQRICRLCQEIKSVAEISALLSIPLGVARILVADLAEAGLVAIHQPGGDESAGGQPDVTLLERVLSGLRKL
- a CDS encoding TetR/AcrR family transcriptional regulator; the encoded protein is MVAGGVPVRAARKNAPPREDVLVAAMATIAERGLEGLTMAGLGREVGMSSGHLLYYFRSKDELLLQTLEWSEAELGSARRALLSRRGPVCERLQAYVDLYVPTQARDPHWTLWLEVWNRSQNAGPQERDRQAAIEGAWHRDLVALLAEGISRGEFRPVDAERMATRIRALLDGFSIQLAVGLPTMDREAILDHVREFLTDALTPRG
- a CDS encoding GTP-binding protein, translated to MDFASSNGGAAPARSTTSAKIVVAGGFGVGKTTFVGAVSEINPLRTEAVMTSASAGIDDLTHTGDKTTTTVAMDFGRITLDQDLILYLFGTPGQDRFWFMWDDLVRGAIGAVVLVDTRRLADCFPAVDYFENSGLPFVVALNGFDGNQAYTPEEVREALQIGPDAPIITTDARHRADAKSALITLVEHALMARLR